The uncultured Eubacteriales bacterium region CCACGGCGCCCGGCGGGAGCTTGCCTACCTTGCCGTCCACTCCGTCCTCCACCTCCTGGGGTACGACCACATGGACGACGGGCCTCAGAAAGCCCAGATGCGGGCCCGGGAAGAAGAGATTTTGAACGCCTTGGGCATCACGAGGGAGTAGGCTATGTGGCTTCGTGACTTACTGCGCTCCTTCCGGTACGCCTTTCAGGGCATTTTCTGCACAGCGCGGACCGAGCGGAATATGCGGATCCATCTGACGGCTGTGGCCTATGTCACCGCCCTCGGCTTTCTGGCGGAGCTGGACGGGCCCGGTTGGACGGCGGTATTGCTCTGTTTCGGCGCCGTCATCGCAGCCGAGCTTATCAACACCGCTCTGGAAAACGTCTGCGACGTGGTCTCCCCAGAGCGAAACCCCAAAATCGGCGCAGCCAAGGACGCGGCGGCGGGCGCGGTGCTGGCCCTTGCCATCGCGTCGGTATGCGTGGCGGCCGTCGTCTTCGGGCCCTGGCTCCTCTCGGGTGAGCTGCTGCATTACCCATGGATGATCGCCGCGGTCATCGTCTCCCTCCCTCTGGCTATTTTATGGATACGAGGTAATAAATCTTGAACATTAGAAAATCAGGTATGATATCTATCGTCGGGCGTCCTAACGTGGGCAAAAGCACCCTCACCAACGCCCTGGTGAGGGACAAGGTGGCCATTGTTACCAATAAGCCACAGACCACCCGCAACCGCATCTGCGCGGTACTCAACCGTGGTGAGAGCCAATTCGTCTTCATGGACACCCCAGGCCTCCATAAGGCCCGTACGCGCCTTGGGGACTACATGGTCAAGCTGGTGCGGGAGAGCGTGTCCGATGTGGACGCGGTCATGCTCCTGGTGGAGCCCATTCCCAACCTGGGCGGGCCGGAGCAGGAGCTGGTCGCCCGTATCAAGGAGCTTGGGGTGCCCGCCGTCCTGGTCATCAATAAAATTGACACCGTAAAAAAGGACGAGCTTTTAGAGGTCATCCAAGTGTACGGAGAGGCCCACGACTTTGCCGCCATCGTCCCCATTTCCGCCAAGAACGGCGAGGGGCTGGAGGATCTTTTAGACGTGCTGGACACCTTCCTCCCCGAAGGCCCTCAGCTTTTCCCCGACGACATGGTCACCGACCAGCCCGAGCGCCAGGTCTGCGCCGAGATTGTAAGGGAGAAGCTGCTCCTTTGCCTTGACAAGGAGATTCCCCACGGAACCGCCGTGGAAGTGACCAAGTTCTCCGAGCGGGAGGACGGCATCATCGACATGGACGCCACCATTTACTGTGAAAAGGACTCCCACAAGGGCATCATTATCGGTAAGGGGGGCGCTATGCTCAAGAAGATATCTACCCTGGCCCGCCAGGACGTGGAGAAGTTCATGGGCACTAAGTGCTACCTCCAGACTTGGGTAAAGGTAAAAGAGAACTGGCGCGACAATGTGAATCTGATCAAAAACTTCGGCTACCGGGACGAGTGAGAATATAGGACGGCCGATACCAGTTCTCCGCGAACGGCAGTGAGCCGCCGCAGATGCGGCGGAGCCCGGCGGAATTTACTTCCGCCGGGTGATAGATGAAAATAAAGGGTCCCCATGAGACATGTCTCATGGGGCAACTGGCGCGACAATGTAAATTTAATTAAAAATTTCGGCTACCGGGCGAGTAAGATTTCCAGGCCGGGCGCAAAAATTACCGCTTATAAACCCTGTGCGGACAAGCCAACCTATTCATAGAAAGGGAGGGCTTGTGTATGGACTGCGAACAAATGTGGGCGCTGTTTCTTGCCACGGGACTGCCGGAGGCGTATGCCCTCTACCGTCTGCTCCGGGAAGAGGGGCAAGACGAGCAAAAGACCGCGTAGATATAGGCAAAGGGCGGCCGCCGCAGGCGGCGGCCCCTACATATGGGGGCGAATTATGCACATCGTGACCCAGGGCCTCGTATTGCGGGAGGTCAACTATAAGGAATCGGATAAAATTTTGACCGTCCTCACCCGTGAGGGCGGCAAACGCACGGTGAAGGCCCAGGGCTGCCGCCGGAAGGGGAGCCGCCTGGCAGCCTCCGCCCAGCTCCTTGTCTGGTCGGACATGACGCTCTTCGAGTACAAGGACTACTGGAGCCTCAACGAGGCCGAATCCCAGGAGCAATTTTGGGGCCTCAAAAAGGACGTGGAAAAGCTGGCCCTGGGCTCCTACTTCGCCGAAGTGGCGGAGACGGTGGCGGAGGAGGGCAGGAGCGACCCGGACCTGCTCTCCCTGATCCTCAACTCCCTCTACGCTCTTGATAAGCTCCAAAAGCCCCAGGCGCTCGTGAAGGCAGTTTTCGAGCTCAAGCTCATGTGCCTCACGGGGTACGAGCCGATGTTGGATGCCTGCGCCGCCTGCGGCGTGGAAAATCCGGAGGAGCCGCGGTTCCACATCTCCGAGGGGGTGCTCCACTGTGCCTCCTGCCGTAGCGAGGTGGGGGATGGGGTCTCCATGCCCCTCACGCCCGGCGCGCTGGCCGCCATGCGCCACGTAGTCTATGGGGACCCCAAGCGCCTTTTCTCTATCCCCATCGACGCCGAGGGATTGACCCGCCTTGCCGATCTCTGCGAAGCCTACCTCCTCACCCAGCTGGAGCGCGGTTTCCGCACGTTGGATTTCTATAAATCATTAAAGCTCCCATAAAAACCGCACCCCGCCCAGTTTTGGCCGTGCGGGGTGTTTCCCGTTTGCCCCGCCCTTGTCAAACCGGCCTTTTTGTGGGAAAATAGGCGTTATTGATACCTTTCGTTTTTAGGGAGAAACCACTATGACCGACTTATTCGAAAAATCCATCCAGACTCTGGAGCTGCCCCGCGTTCTGGAGTTGCTGGCCGACCAGGCGGTGACCGAGGAGGGAAAGGCACGGGCCATTGCCCTCCGGCCCATGACCGACCCGGATGACGTGCGCCGCGCGCTGGAGGAGACTTCGGCGGCGGTGAACATGACCGCCCTGCGCGGCTCCCCCTCCTTTTCTGGGGTAAAGCCGGTGGCCGCCAGCCTCCAGCGGGCCGATATGGGCGGCGCGCTGAATACCCGGGAGCTGCTGGATATTGCCGCCGTCCTCCGCGCGGCCCGCTCCTCTCGGGAGTATGCCGCGGGGGAGGGGTCCAAGACCTGCATCGACCACCTCTTTGCCTCCCTCACGGCAAACCGCTTTTTGGAGGAGAAGATCACCGGCTCCATTGTGGGGGAGGACGAGATATCCGACGCGGCGAGCCCTGAGCTTGCCTCCATCCGCCGCCACATCCGCTCCACTGCATCCAAGGTGCGGGATATCCTCAATAAGCTCATCACCTCCAACCAGTCCCGTTATTTGCAGGAGAGTATCATCACCCAGCGCAACGACCGTTTCGTGGTACCCGTGAAGAGTGAGCACAAGAACGAGATCCCCGGCCTGGTCCACGACGTGTCCTCCTCGGGTGGCACCTTCTTCATCGAGCCGATGGGGGTGGTGAAGGCCAATAACGAGCTGCGTGAGCTCCAGGCCGCCGAGCAGAAGGAGATCGAGCGCATTCTGGCCGAGCTCTCCGCCGAGTGCGCCGGCTTTAAGGAGGACATCGGCCAGGACTACTTCCTCCTGGTCCTCCTGGACGGTATTTTCGCCAGGGCCAGGCTCTCCTACAAAATGCGTGCAAGCGAGCCCAAGCTTGCCCCGCGGGGCCTTACTCTCCGGCGGGCGCGCCATCCCCTCTTAGACCCTGCCAAGGCAGTCCCCAATAACCTGGCCCTGGGGGAGGAGTTTGACACCCTGGTCATCACCGGCCCCAACACCGGCGGCAAGACCGTCACCATTAAGACCATTGGCCTTCTCACCCTCATGGCCCAGTGCGGACTGCACATTCCGGCGGACGACGGCAGCGCCGTCATGGTATTCGACCGGGTGCTGGCCGACGTCGGGGACGAGCAGAGTATCGCCCAAAACCTGTCCACGTTCTCCTCCCACATGACCAACATCGTGGGCATCTTGAGGGAGACCGACGAGCGCACCCTCATCCTCTTCGATGAGCTGGGCGCGGGCACCGACCCCGTAGAGGGCGCGGCCCTGGCCGCCGCCATCATCGAGACGGCGCGGGAGAAGGGGGCTCTGGTGGCCGCCACCACCCATTACGCCGAGCTGAAGGTCTACGCCATGACCACGCCGGGGGTGGAGAATGCCTCCTGTGAGTTCGACGTGGACTCCCTGGCCCCCACCTATCGGCTGCTGGTGGGCATTCCCGGCAAGAGTAACGCCTTTGCCATCTCACAGCGGCTGGGCCTGCCCCGGGAGGTCATCGACAAGGCCGCCGCCCGGGTGGACGCTGAGAATGTTCGATTTGAGGATGTGCTGACGCAGCTTGATCAGCAGCGTCAGGCCATGGAAAAGGAGAAGGACGAGGCCCGCAAGCTCCGCCGCGAGATGGAGGACTCCGCCAAGACGGCCCGGGAGTACCGGGAGAGGCTGGAGAAGGAGAGGGAGAAGGCCGCCGAGCGGGCCAAGGCCGAGGCCCGGGCCATCCTGGCCGAGGCCAGGGACGAGGCCGACAAAGTATTCCAGGAGCTCAACGAGATGCGAAAGCGCCAGCGCAAGGAGGAGGACTGGCAGGCCGTCAACGATGAGCGCTCGGGCCTGCGCCGCCGCCTGAACGAGGCTGAGGACAAGCTGGGCGCACGCCCTGAAGAGCCCGCGCCGCCCCCCACCCGGCCCGCCGTGGCAGGGGACAGGGTGGAGCTGGTGAAGATGGGAACCCAGGCCACCGTGCTGACCGTGAACAAGGACGGTTCCCTCCAGCTCCAGGCCGGCATTCTCAAAATTTCCGCTAAGCAGGACGAAGTGCGTGTGGTAGAGGGGGAGAGCCAGACCAAAAAAGAGGCAAGGCGCGTTATCCAGCAGGCCGAGCGGCAGCTCAGGGCCGCCGCCTCCAGCGAGGTGGACCTGCGGGGCATGACGGTGGACGAGGCTCTGGGGGCCATGGACCTGTTTCTCGACAACGCCATGCTGGGCAAGCTGGAGACCGTCACCATCATCCACGGCAGGGGCACTGGCGCGGTGCGCAAGGCCGTGCGTGAGCAGCTGCGCCGCAGCCGCTACGTTAAGACCTTCCGTCCAGGGCGCTACGGTGAGGGAGAGGATGGAGTAACAGTGGTGGAACTAAAATAAACCCACGTCCGCCCCGCAGGGCATGGGGGGCATCCGGAGGGAACCGGTTCCCCCCCGGAAGGCGCGGCCGTAATACCCGCGTGTTCCGCAGAACACGCCCGTGCCGGAGAAGACGGGGTGACGGTGGTAGAGCTGAAATAAATTCTGACTAGGCTCGGAAAATGAAGTTTGTTTGAAAATGTGATTGACGGTTCGGCACAAATTTGCTATTCTATAGATAAAGTATGCGAGCGCAATACGCAGCTTTTTAGGGGGAAACGCTAATGTATATGAAAGAGGCATTGGTCAACAATCAGGTCGGCCTGCACGCGAGACCGGCCACGTTCTTTATCCAGAAGGCCAACGAGTTTAAAAGTTCTATCTGGGTAGAGAAGGACGAGCGCCGGGTCAATGCGAAGAGCCTGCTGGGTGTGCTCTCCCTCGGTATCGTAAAGGGAACTGACATCAACCTCATCGCAGACGGCCCCGATGAGAAGGAGGCCATTGACGCCCTTGTGGAGCTCATCAACTCCAACTTCTCCGAGTAACCGGCCCATAGAAAAAAGCGCCGCGGCAAGCGGCGCTTTTTTTAGTATTTGGCTCTGCCTGGGGGAACGGATATGAGACGTAAGGCATCAGACAGAATTTTCCTTATCTTGCTTGTGGGACTGCTTGTTTTGCGTTTTCCGGTCTTGCTTATACCGCACTATGGCTTGTTGCCTATCTCGAAGGAAACGGCACTGATGTTTTTCGAGAACGGGACCTACCTGCTGACCGCAATCATGGTTTTACTCAAGCGGGACGCGCTCGCTGATTACCACATCGACCGTTTCGCGCTGGTCCTGCTGACCCTTGCCCCGATCGGTCTGTGCCTGAGCGAGTATCTACTCCGGGGATGGGAGCACGTGCAGTTGAGCGGATGGGTCAATGCCGGCATTTCTATTGGCCTTTTACTTGCGCTTTTGGTTTGGAAGCCGGCCTTACCCAAGCGGGGGGCGAGAAAGACGCTGCTCTGGGTTGGGATTGCAATCGCCGTGGGACTGCTCTGGAGCGTGGTAGCGGGATATCTGATTCATCTCCAACGAGGCGCACAGAGTTTAGTGGGTATGGCGCTGCCCCAAATGATTTTCAGGGCCTTTGTAGCGATTTTTATTCAGCTCGGCAACGCTGCCACCATTGAGGAGCCGCTGTTTCGCGGTTTCCTGTGGGGGTTTTTGAAAGAGCGCCACTGGAAGGAAAAATGGATATGGCTCTTCCAGGCGCTGCTGTTTATGCTGGGGCATATCTATTACCTGGGAAGCGCCAATTACTCCTTCTTCCTCGTTGTGCCTTTGGGGGCGCTGCTCCTCGGGTGGATGGCGTGGAGGTCCAGGAGCATCGGAACCAGTATGATCGTCCATGGTATCGGCAATTCACTGGCGGGAAATCTCTTTTCGTTCCTGCGCTGGTGAGGATTTGCGTAGCGCGGGGACGGACATGATATGACGTGTCCCTATGGCACGCTCAGAATGATGAAAGGGAGGGCGTGACGCTCTACCATGACCTTTGATGAACTAAAAGAAAAAGCCCACGCCCTGCCGCTGAAACCGGGCGTGTATATCATGCAGGACAAGAGCAACACAGTCATCTACGTGGGCAAGGCTAAGGCTCTGAAAAACCGGGTATCCCAGTACTTCGCGGATCTCGCCTCCCACACGGAGAAGACCCGGGCCATGGTAAGCCAGATCGACCACTTCGACGTAATCGTGGCCGACAGCGAATTCGAGGCCCTGGTGCTGGAGTCCTCCCTTATCAAGCGGCACCAGCCCAGATACAACATTCTCCTGAAGGATGACAAGGGTTACCCCTACATCCGCCTGGATGTAAAGTCGGACTACCCCAAGTTCACCGTAGTGCACAAGGTGGAGGAGGACGGGGCCCGCTACTTCGGTCCCTACGGGGGGCGGGGGTCCACCTATGAAATTATCGACGCGCTCCGCTCCGCCCTGCGGCTGCCCACCTGCAACCGCCAATTTCCCAGGGATATCGGGAAGGGGCGGCCCTGCCTCAACTACCACATGGGTCAGTGCGACGGCTACTGCCGCGCTGAAATGGACCAGGGCCGCTATCGGGAGGCTATGGACCAGGCTGTCCGCCTGCTGGAGGGGCAGTTCAAGGAGGTTGGCGAGGAGCTGACCGCCGAAATGGCCCTGGCCGCAGAGGAGCTGCGCTTCGAGCGGGCCGCCGCCCTGCGGGACCGATACCGGGCCATCGAGCTGTTGGGCAAGCGGCAGAAGGTGGTGGCCGGGAGTCTCGCCGACACCGACGTGGTAGGCTTTTTCCGTGGGACGGCGAAGAGCTGTTTCGTGGTGCTCCACTACGTGGAGGGGGACTTGGCCGCCAAGGATTGGGACCTGATGGAGACCCCCATGGAGGAGGACCAGGCTGAGGTGGTCTCCGCCCTGCTGGAGCGGTACTACGGGCCTAAGGGCCACCTGCCAAAGCAGATTTTACTGCCCTGCGAGATCGAGGACGAGGTGCCTCTTACCCGCATGTTCTCCGAGCAGGCGGGGCATCGGGTGACCCTCGTCACACCCCAGCGGGGGGCGAAAGCAGACCTCATCAAGCTCGCCAACACCAACGCCGCCGAGGAGGTGGAGCGCTGGACCACCAAGGAGGAGCGGCAATCCAAGCTCCTGGAGCTCTTGCAGAAGATGCTGGGCCTCGGTGCGCCTCCTATGCGCATGGAGAGCTACGACATTTCAAACCAGGGGGCGGACGACATCGTGGCCTCCATGGTGGTGTACTATAACGCCCGGCCTCTCAAGCGGGACTACCGCCGCTTTAAGCTCAAGGACATGGATGCCCCTGACGATTATGCCTCCATGGAGCAGGTGCTCACCCGCCGTTTCCGGAGGTACCTGGACGCTGACGAGAAGTTCGGAGACTTGCCCGACGTGCTGCTCATCGACGGCGGAGAGAACCACGCGAAGGTCGCGGTAAGGGTGCTGGAGGACCTGGGCCTCAGCATCCCGGTTTTCGGCATGGTGAAGGACGACCGGCATCGGACCCGCGCCCTGGTGACGCCGGAGGGGCTGGAGATCGGCATCCAGCAGAACCAGGCGGTCTTTTCCCTGATCGGGCAGATCCAGGAGGAGACCCACCGTTTCGCCATCGAGTTTCACCGCCAGCAGCAGTCGGCCAGAGTGAAGGGCTCGGTGCTGGACAAGATACCCGGTGTGGGAGAAAAACGCCGGGCGGAACTGCTAAAATACTTCAAAAGCGTTAAGAATATCAAGGCCGCGTCTCTTACCGAACTGGAGGAGGCGGTACCCAAGAACACCGCCAAAGCGGTATATGAGTTTTTCAAAGGAGAATGAGCCATGCGAGTGATTACCGGCACAGCCCGCGGCAGAAGGCTGAAGGAGCTGGAAGGTATGGAGACCCGCCCCACCACCGACCGGGTGAAGGAGGGGCTTTTCAACGCCGTCCAGTTCGACATTGAGGGCCGCCGGGTGCTGGACCTCTTCGCCGGGACGGGGCAGTTGGGCATTGAGGCCCTGTCCCGCGGCGCGGCCTCCTGCGCTTTCGTGGACCTGCGGCGGGACGCCGCCGCCCTGACCCGGGAGAACCTGGCCCTCTGCGGCTTTGAGGACAGGGGAAAGGTCCATCAGACCGACTATCTGGCCTTCCTCTCCTCCTGCCGGGAGAAGTTTGACTTGATCCTCCTGGACCCGCCCTACGCCAAGGGACTGCTGGAGAAAGCACTGGAAACCATCGCGAAGATTGACATTGTTTCCGCAAATGGTATAATAGTTTGCGAAAGCGCCCTGGAACAGGCGCTGCCCGAACTGCCCGCACCCTATGATAAGGGCCGGGAGTATCGGTACGGCAAGATTAAGATCACACTCTACAGCCGGAAGGCGTGAGGTTATTTGAGAACCGCAATTTACCCCGGCAGCTTTGACCCCATCACCCTGGGGCACCTCAATATCGTCAAGCGGGCGGCCGCCTGCTTTGACAAGCTCATCGTCTGCGTGATGAGCAACCGGGACAAGAGCAACGGTCTCTTCACCCCGGAGGATCGGGTGGAGCTCATCCGCCGGGTGGTCTGCCAGCTCCCCAACGTGGAGGTGGACTGGTCCACAGGCCTGCTGGCCGAGTACGCCAGGGAGAAACGGGCCTGCGCGGTGGTGAAGGGGCTGCGCGCTGTGTCCGACTACGAGAAAGAGGTCCAGATGGCCCTCATCAACCGTAAGCTCAACCCCAGGCTGGACACCATGTTCCTGCCGGCCAGCGCCAAGTACACCTACTTAAGTTCCAGCGCTATCAAGGAGTTGGCGTCCTATGGCGCGGACCTGACGGACTTTCTGCCCAGAGAGATTATCAAAGACGTGGAAGAAAAGATAAAAAGCGGGAGGAACATGTAATGGCGACAGGTGTGGAAGAACTTCTGGATATGCTTTATGATCTGATCGAGGAGGCCAAGAACGTGCCCCTCTCCAGTGAGAAGTGCATTGTTGAGCGGGACAAGGCCCTCGATCTGCTGGACGACATCAAGGCCCAATTCCCCATGGAGCTGGCTGAGGCGAAAAAGCTCATTGCTGCCAGAGCCGATTACATCTCCTCCGCCAAGCAGGAGGGGGAGAGCATCCGCCGCCAGGCTGAGGACCGGGCCCGCCAGATGCTGGCCCAGGACGAGCTGCTGCTCCAGGCCAGACAGAAGGCCAACGAAATCGTCCGCCAGGCCGACGAGCGCAGCCGTGAGCTGCGCAAGAGCGCCAACGACTACTGCGAGGACGCCCTGCGCCGCACCGAGGAGGCCATCGCCGAGGCTCTGGGCGAGGTGAAGGAATCCCGGGGCAAATTCCGCGCAGCCGCAAACGCCGTCACCGCCGCCGGCACCCCCCAGCGGCCCTCCTACGACGTGGAGGTCGACGGGGAGTAAAAGTCCGTTTGCATAATCATACTAAAAACACAGCCGGGCGCACCCATTGGGTGCGCCCGGCTTTTTGCAGCTTTGGGGGAGAGTTATAAGACGGGCGAGGACCGCTGTAGTCTGAGTGCCGGGGTCAAAGCGCGAAAACCGGCGGGCCTCAGGTGATTTGGGCGGGTATAGAAAAGACGGGGAGAATGCATAAAACCCAACATATAGGGCAAAGTGAAAGCTTTGACACAAGGTAGGGTGTCAGGGCGACATAATAAAGTTACAAAAAGTAAAAAAATCTGTTACAAACCGGACTAGAACATACGTTTTGTGCCCGGAAATCCTTGATTTTACACGAAAAAGGCGGGGAGAAAGTGAAAAAAAGAATGAAAAAACTATTGCAATTTGGTTACATAACATTTATACTGAAAACACAAGTGGGGCAAAATGGGGCAAAGTAGAGCAAAAAACCACTAACATGGGGGGAGAGGACAGTGACCAGCGCTACCGGTACTTACGAGCACAGCCTGGACGCGAAGAGCCGTCTCTTTATCCCCGCCCAGCTCCGCAAGGAGTTGGGGGATACCCTGTACCTCACGATGGGCGTGGACGCGTGCCTCGCCATCTACCCCCAGGAGAGCTGGGACGTGTTCACCGAGAAATTTGCCTCCCTCCCCATGAGCCAGTCTAAGCTCATGCGCCCCCTGTTCGCCAACGCCGCCAAGTGCGAGCCGGACGCCCAGGGGCGCATCGTCATCCCGCAGAAGCTGCGCACCTACGCGGGCCTGGAGAAGGACGCGGTCATCATCGGCGTGCACAACAGGGCCGAGATCTGGAGCGCCGAGAAGTGGCACGTCCAGGAGGAAGAGGAGATGACCCCGGAGAAGATGACCGAGATTATGGCCAATCTGGGGTTCTAAGATATGGAACATACAGAGTTTACGCACAAGCCGGTTTTGCTCGGCGAGTGTATCGATGGCCTGAACATCCGGCCCGATGGAATCTACGTGGACGGAACCCTGGGCCGGGCGGGCCACTCCCGGGAGATCGCCGGGCGGCTTACCACCGGGCGGCTTATCTGCATCGATCGGGACCAGGCCGCGCTGGACGCGGCCCCCGGGAGGCTGGAGGGGCTGATGGACCGGGTCACCTTGGTCCACGGTAACTTCGGGGACCTGGCGCAGCTTCTGGACGCCCTGGACCTGGGCGGCGTGGACGGGATGCTCTTCGACCTGGGGGTGTCCTCCCCCCAGTTGGACGACCCGTCGAGAGGCTTTTCCTACATGGCGGACGCGCCGCTTGATATGCGCATGGACAAAGAAGACGCGCTGACCGCCCGCACGGTGGTGAATGAGTGGCCCCAGGAGGAGCTGCGGCGTATCCTCTTCCAGTACGGGGAGGAGCGGTACGCACCCGCCATCGCCGCCGCCATCGTCAGAGCCAGGGGACAAGCCCCCATCGAGACCACGCTGGAGCTGGTGAACATTATCAAGTCGGCCATGCCGGCCGCCGCCCTCCGGGAGAAACAGCACCCCGCGAAACGGAGCTTTCAGGCCATCCGCATCGCGGTAAACGATGAGCTTACCGCCGTGGATACCATGATACAGGCCGCAGTGCCGCGGCTTAGTAAGGGCGGGCGGCTGTGTGTCATCTCCTTCCACTCGCTGGAGGACCGCCTTGTGAAGAACGGCCTGGCCGCCTTCGCCAAGGGCTGCACCTGCCCGCCGGATTTCCCCGTGTGTGTATGTGGTAAGACACCGGTGGTGCGCCTGGTGAACAAAAAGCCCATCATCTCCAACCAGGCGGAGCTCAGTGAGAACGCCCGCGCCCGGAGCGCCAAGCTGCGGGTGGCGGAAAAGCTTTAGACGACTAGAGAGAAAGCAAGCAAAGTGTGGGAGAACCTTTATCGCCGGGCGGGATCACTCCCGCCTCATAAGTAAAAAGGTCCCGTTCGGCAAAGCTGAATGGGATGGAATGGAGTTGACCTTCTATGGCAAGCGCCGCCGCGGTCAAGCGCAGCCGCTACAATTCAGCCCGTGCCACCTACGGCAGCGCGGCCTATGATTTAGACTACCGCAGAGGCGGCGTGGAGGTCGCCCCACGACCGCTGGTCCGCCCCCGGGAGAAGACGGCGGTGCGGCCCAAGATCCGCGTCCGCGAGGCAGGCAAGGTGTCGGTCTTCGCGGTAGTGGGCTTTTTGGCGGTGGGCGTATTTGCCGTGCTCGTGCTCATGAGCGGCATCCAGCTCACAACCCTGTCCGACGACATCGCCGGTCTCAACAAACAGATGACCACCCTCCAGAGCGAGGAAGCCCGGCTTCGCACCCAGTACGAGATGGCGTTTGACCTCGCCAGTATCGAGAGCGCGGTGACCTCCAACGGCTCCATGGTGAAACCCCAGAGCGGGCAGATTTTGTACCTCGATCTCTCCGAGCCGGACAGAGTGGTGCTCTTCAAGCAGCCGGAGACTCCCCTCAAGGGTGTGTCAGGCGCGTTTGAGAGCGTAAAGGAAGTTGTCACCAATGTGATGGAATATTTTAAGTAGTACCCGCCATATAGTTTTTAGGAGACCCGAAAGAGAAAAAGCGGGCGGCAGAGGGCCCGAATAGAGAGGGCGTAGGAAAAAATACATTTTTCTTACGCCCTCTTTCGTTGAGAAAGGGGTGGCGCGTCATGCCGAGTGAACAGAAAAAACAGACTGACCGCCGCGCCAACCGGCTGATTTTAGGCCGCACCATCATACTGATGGTGCTCTTTGGCGCGGCGCTTTTCATTCCCCTGCTGATAAAGCTCTACGACATCCAGATCAACCAGCACGACTACTACGAGCAACTTGCCATCGACCAGCAGACCAGGGACGTGGCGGTGGCGGCCAACCGGGGCACCATTTACGATAGCAAGGGCACCGCGCTG contains the following coding sequences:
- a CDS encoding RNA methyltransferase, RsmD family — translated: MRVITGTARGRRLKELEGMETRPTTDRVKEGLFNAVQFDIEGRRVLDLFAGTGQLGIEALSRGAASCAFVDLRRDAAALTRENLALCGFEDRGKVHQTDYLAFLSSCREKFDLILLDPPYAKGLLEKALETIAKIDIVSANGIIVCESALEQALPELPAPYDKGREYRYGKIKITLYSRKA
- the coaD gene encoding Phosphopantetheine adenylyltransferase — protein: MRTAIYPGSFDPITLGHLNIVKRAAACFDKLIVCVMSNRDKSNGLFTPEDRVELIRRVVCQLPNVEVDWSTGLLAEYAREKRACAVVKGLRAVSDYEKEVQMALINRKLNPRLDTMFLPASAKYTYLSSSAIKELASYGADLTDFLPREIIKDVEEKIKSGRNM
- a CDS encoding conserved hypothetical protein (Evidence 4 : Homologs of previously reported genes of unknown function) codes for the protein MATGVEELLDMLYDLIEEAKNVPLSSEKCIVERDKALDLLDDIKAQFPMELAEAKKLIAARADYISSAKQEGESIRRQAEDRARQMLAQDELLLQARQKANEIVRQADERSRELRKSANDYCEDALRRTEEAIAEALGEVKESRGKFRAAANAVTAAGTPQRPSYDVEVDGE
- a CDS encoding hypothetical protein (Evidence 5 : No homology to any previously reported sequences), with the translated sequence MCPEILDFTRKRRGESEKKNEKTIAIWLHNIYTENTSGAKWGKVEQKTTNMGGEDSDQRYRYLRAQPGREEPSLYPRPAPQGVGGYPVPHDGRGRVPRHLPPGELGRVHREICLPPHEPV
- a CDS encoding conserved hypothetical protein (Evidence 4 : Homologs of previously reported genes of unknown function), with the translated sequence MILHEKGGEKVKKRMKKLLQFGYITFILKTQVGQNGAK
- the mraZ gene encoding Protein MraZ, with the protein product MTSATGTYEHSLDAKSRLFIPAQLRKELGDTLYLTMGVDACLAIYPQESWDVFTEKFASLPMSQSKLMRPLFANAAKCEPDAQGRIVIPQKLRTYAGLEKDAVIIGVHNRAEIWSAEKWHVQEEEEMTPEKMTEIMANLGF
- the mraW gene encoding S-adenosyl-dependent methyltransferase activity on membrane-located substrates (Evidence 2a : Function of homologous gene experimentally demonstrated in an other organism; PubMedId : 10493123, 20042184, 2187182, 6350821; Product type e : enzyme), which produces MEHTEFTHKPVLLGECIDGLNIRPDGIYVDGTLGRAGHSREIAGRLTTGRLICIDRDQAALDAAPGRLEGLMDRVTLVHGNFGDLAQLLDALDLGGVDGMLFDLGVSSPQLDDPSRGFSYMADAPLDMRMDKEDALTARTVVNEWPQEELRRILFQYGEERYAPAIAAAIVRARGQAPIETTLELVNIIKSAMPAAALREKQHPAKRSFQAIRIAVNDELTAVDTMIQAAVPRLSKGGRLCVISFHSLEDRLVKNGLAAFAKGCTCPPDFPVCVCGKTPVVRLVNKKPIISNQAELSENARARSAKLRVAEKL
- a CDS encoding conserved hypothetical protein (Evidence 4 : Homologs of previously reported genes of unknown function) gives rise to the protein MASAAAVKRSRYNSARATYGSAAYDLDYRRGGVEVAPRPLVRPREKTAVRPKIRVREAGKVSVFAVVGFLAVGVFAVLVLMSGIQLTTLSDDIAGLNKQMTTLQSEEARLRTQYEMAFDLASIESAVTSNGSMVKPQSGQILYLDLSEPDRVVLFKQPETPLKGVSGAFESVKEVVTNVMEYFK